The genomic window TTGCTGGGAGGAATTAAAATCGGCAATAGCAATATCTTCTGCAACATTTTACGAAACCATAAAAGAAGTAAAGGCAAACGAACTAAAAGATCTTCCACCTAAAGTTTATTTTACCATATGGAAATATTTTAACCGTGCGAAATTCCGGTCAACCCCATATGGTACCTTTGCCGGTTTTAGTTTTTTAAACGATGCCATTAAACCATCAGAAAGCAAAATAGTAGTTGAAGAAACCCAAAAGGTACACGAATTGGTTGATTGGCCTTATAAAAATAATATTCAATTGCCATTGGCAGAAGTGCTGCGAAAGAACTGCCTCATATTTAGTAACAGCAGCTATTATTTAACGCCCAGCAGTATCCGGTATATAGCCTGTACCGATGGTGTTTTTGAACTTGCTGAGTTAGATCAAGACGACTTTGTAAAGCAAATATTGGCTGCTTGCTTAACACCGATCAGGCTTAACGATCTGGCAAAACAATTAAATTTAAATGATGCTGAAACCGAAAACCTGTTTGGTTTGCTGCACGATATGCACGATTTACAGCTTGTTTTTACCAATTACGATCCCAATATTATAGGGGATGATTATTTTGAACGTTTAGGACTCACCATTACGGCTGAGTTGCCAAAATACCTTATCGCGCAGCGCACAGCTTTATCGGGTGGTATTAATGAACGTTTCCTTCAGGCTATTCCAGCTTTGATCAATTTGCTCCACAGTGTAATGCCCGCAAAAGATCGTGATGCCCTTAGCCAGTTTCAGGTCAGGTTTAAAAATAAATTCGAAGATCGCGAGGTACCACTATTATTGGCACTAGATCCAGAAATGGGTGTAGGCTACGATGAGTTGGAGCAAGCTGGTCAAAACAGTGAGTTTATCACACGCTTCAATACTAAGCCACCGAAAAAAGCAGAGACAGAAAATATTAAAACGGCATTAAAAACCTTCCTGACTGAACAAAACTTCGAAAAAGGTAAAACTGTTTATCTGAACAAACTTACCTTAACGCCGAATCAGAAATTAGCAGCCTTACCCAATTCATTTAGCATGGTAATGTCTGTCCATGACGATTTGATTTTTGTCGAACAGATAGGTGGAGCAACATCAAATGCATTAAGCGGGAGATTTACAATGGCAGCCGATGATGTAGCACAGTATGCTAAAGACATTGCGGACGCCGAACAACAAGCAAACCCTGAGGTTCTATTTTTCGATGTGGCCTATATGGTAGAGGCTAATGTAGATAATGTAAACAGGCGAAAACTGATTTATGGGCATCAATTATCAATCTTAAATTTTGATACCTCAGCATCGCCACTTGCTTTAAATGATATACAGATTTCAATTCGGGGCACAGAGATTATTCTTCGCTCTAAGCATTTAAATAAACGGCTCGTACCAAGAATGGCTTCTGCATACAATTACATCCGTTCAGACCTTTCTGTATTTAGGTTACTATGCGATTTGCAACATCAAGGCTTACAAACAAATCTTTCCTTTCCACTTGATACTATTTTTCCTGATTTGGATTATTATCCAAGGTTACAATATCAAAATATAGTTTTAAGCAGTAATAAATGGAGGGTTAAAAGAGAAGCGCTTTTAGGTGCCGGTCAAAAGTCGCTATCCGTTGCCAGCTGTAGGTCATACCTAAGCAATTTAGGTGTTAGTGAATATTTTAAAGCAGGTATATCCGATCAAACATTATGCTTTGCACTACAAAACGACGATGATATAAATGCTTTTCTTCAATACCTGCAAAAGCATGGAAGCACATACATAGAAGAAGTGTTACTACCTCAAAACAGTATCGTGGTTGATGAAGCAGCTAAGCCTTATTTAGCTCAGTTTGTTTTAAGTATAAGTCATGGCGAACAAATTTATCGAGGTTTGGCTAAAACGTCTGCAAATGCTGAGGTAACACGATTTTTTCTGCCGGGTAAAGAATGGCTGTATTTCGAAATTTATTGCCACCAGCAACGCGGTGATCAGATTTTGACGGAAATAATTGCACCCTTCATATCCACGCATACTGATCAGGTTAAATCGTGGTTTTTTATCCGCTACAATGAAAATGGAAACCACGTCAGGTTTAGGGTTCAACTAAACAATCCAAGGGATGGGCAGCTGTTAACATCAAAACTCATGGATGATCTGGAATTGTTTTTAAATTCAGGTTTGGTATCTGATGTGCAGATTAAAACCTATAGGCGAGAGTTAGAGCGTTATGGCAGCAACATGATCGAAGATGTTGAGCAGCATTTTGCTGTAGATAGTGAATTTGTGTTATCGCTTTTAGAAACGCAGACCGATGATTTCAACAAATATAATTTGTGTAGCCTTTTAATTTCTAAGATTATCGGGTCTAACATTATAGATAAGCTGGCCATCAATAAGACCATAAGAATAATGTCTGATACCTTTAATGAGGAACATCGATTAGATGCTGCCGATTTTAAACAATTAAACAGCCACTATCAGGAGTTTCGTAAAACAGAATGGACGGCGTTAACAACAGCGCAGGAGCAGGATTTCAATGAGTTTTCGGCTTCGTTTATCAAAATTCTTAAACAATGTGCTCCCGAAAATGCACTAAAGCTATTAACCGATTTAATGCATATGCACGTAAACAGACTTTTTAGCAAAGATCAGCGGACACATGAAATGGTTATGTATTATTTTCTGCTAAAAGATATCCAGCGTCAAAATGCAATGAAAGCTTAACGGTTTAACTTGGCCAAAGGGTTAACAACAGTTACATTTATTTCAGTAATATACCGGTTAAGCGGGTCTTTGTAATACCTGAATACATAATCATTGCCATAAAAATTGCTCAGGCGCTTGCTAATATTGTCAATCCCTACATGATGGCTTTCTGTCTGTTTGCCCTTATTATCATTAATCATGTTTATAGTACTGATATTAAGGTTGTCATTTTGGTAAGCAATTTTAATAAGGGCCTGCTGAGTAGAGTGTGAAACATTTCCATGCTTAAATATGTTTTCTACCAAAGTTAATAAGATAAGCGGTGGAAATCTTAACCCGAACATATCGCCCATTACCTCAAGTTCCAGATTAATTGTGTTAGCCGTTCGGAGTTTATGGAGATTGATCAGGTGTTCAATTTGCTCAATTTCTTCACTTAGTGGAACCATTTCTGATGCTTCAGGACGTTTTAGGGCATAACGCATCATTTCAGCCAGATTCATAATTGCATCTGCTGCCATAGGTGCCTTTTTGCGGGCGTCGTTATAAATAAAGTTTAAAGTATTAAATAGAAAGTGTGGATTGATCTGACTTCGCAAATAATTATTCTGCGATTGTACAAGGTCGTTCTCTAATGCCTGTTTTTCTATTTGGGTAACCAGGTTTTGGCGTTCTAATGCCTCTACTTTCTTCTGATCCTGAAATGATTTAATTAGGTAAACATAACCTGTTGCGAAGCCGATATAATATAAGGATCTATACATGCAAGACAGTATGAAATCACGCGGTACAAAATTTGCCATGTCGAATTCTATGACCCCGATTTTTTGAAATAATAAAAGGAGTACATAACTTGCTGCGATATAGGTTAATAACATTGCAGCGATCAGTAATAGAATAGTTACAATTCTGAGGGGAGTATTTTTTTTACTTAATACTTTCTTGAGCAAAAATGTATGAAGGTAAAAAGTTGAAATATTAGTTAAATATATGAGAAGATAGATGCCTGGCGGTTTGAACTGTTTAGAGACGTAACCTAAAATAAATACTTCATATATGATGTAAATACTCCAGATAAGCAAATGAAGTTTATATTTTTTATATAATATTTTGAGGGTTGAAAAAGTCATTTTTTTGCTTTAAATCTATTGAAATAGGGTTTTTATCTCCTAAAATTGGGGTTTTGTGTAAAAAAGTAGTTGAGGTTAATTTTGCGCCGCATCTTTACAGAAATTAATAACTACAATAAATAATCACATTAAAATATAAATATCATGAAAGCTCAAAACACAACTAAACTAGCTA from Flavobacterium sp. W4I14 includes these protein-coding regions:
- a CDS encoding two-component system LytT family sensor kinase (product_source=KO:K02478; cath_funfam=3.30.565.10; cog=COG2972; ko=KO:K02478; pfam=PF06580; superfamily=116734; transmembrane_helix_parts=Inside_1_12,TMhelix_13_35,Outside_36_39,TMhelix_40_62,Inside_63_74,TMhelix_75_97,Outside_98_116,TMhelix_117_139,Inside_140_371); the encoded protein is MTFSTLKILYKKYKLHLLIWSIYIIYEVFILGYVSKQFKPPGIYLLIYLTNISTFYLHTFLLKKVLSKKNTPLRIVTILLLIAAMLLTYIAASYVLLLLFQKIGVIEFDMANFVPRDFILSCMYRSLYYIGFATGYVYLIKSFQDQKKVEALERQNLVTQIEKQALENDLVQSQNNYLRSQINPHFLFNTLNFIYNDARKKAPMAADAIMNLAEMMRYALKRPEASEMVPLSEEIEQIEHLINLHKLRTANTINLELEVMGDMFGLRFPPLILLTLVENIFKHGNVSHSTQQALIKIAYQNDNLNISTINMINDNKGKQTESHHVGIDNISKRLSNFYGNDYVFRYYKDPLNRYITEINVTVVNPLAKLNR
- a CDS encoding thiopeptide-type bacteriocin biosynthesis protein (product_source=TIGR03891; ko=KO:K20483; pfam=PF04738,PF14028; tigrfam=TIGR03891); this encodes MKLNIQPTVIFRTPKFSYQSELADCWEELKSAIAISSATFYETIKEVKANELKDLPPKVYFTIWKYFNRAKFRSTPYGTFAGFSFLNDAIKPSESKIVVEETQKVHELVDWPYKNNIQLPLAEVLRKNCLIFSNSSYYLTPSSIRYIACTDGVFELAELDQDDFVKQILAACLTPIRLNDLAKQLNLNDAETENLFGLLHDMHDLQLVFTNYDPNIIGDDYFERLGLTITAELPKYLIAQRTALSGGINERFLQAIPALINLLHSVMPAKDRDALSQFQVRFKNKFEDREVPLLLALDPEMGVGYDELEQAGQNSEFITRFNTKPPKKAETENIKTALKTFLTEQNFEKGKTVYLNKLTLTPNQKLAALPNSFSMVMSVHDDLIFVEQIGGATSNALSGRFTMAADDVAQYAKDIADAEQQANPEVLFFDVAYMVEANVDNVNRRKLIYGHQLSILNFDTSASPLALNDIQISIRGTEIILRSKHLNKRLVPRMASAYNYIRSDLSVFRLLCDLQHQGLQTNLSFPLDTIFPDLDYYPRLQYQNIVLSSNKWRVKREALLGAGQKSLSVASCRSYLSNLGVSEYFKAGISDQTLCFALQNDDDINAFLQYLQKHGSTYIEEVLLPQNSIVVDEAAKPYLAQFVLSISHGEQIYRGLAKTSANAEVTRFFLPGKEWLYFEIYCHQQRGDQILTEIIAPFISTHTDQVKSWFFIRYNENGNHVRFRVQLNNPRDGQLLTSKLMDDLELFLNSGLVSDVQIKTYRRELERYGSNMIEDVEQHFAVDSEFVLSLLETQTDDFNKYNLCSLLISKIIGSNIIDKLAINKTIRIMSDTFNEEHRLDAADFKQLNSHYQEFRKTEWTALTTAQEQDFNEFSASFIKILKQCAPENALKLLTDLMHMHVNRLFSKDQRTHEMVMYYFLLKDIQRQNAMKA